A single window of Bradyrhizobium daqingense DNA harbors:
- a CDS encoding flavin-containing monooxygenase encodes MPDAMVATRASNERGAAQEVDVAVVGAGFAGLYLLHRLRKAGFKAVALDEAGDVGGTWYWNRYPGARCDIQTIDYSYTFDPELETAWTWSEKYATQPEILRYLGFVADRYDLRRDIRFKTKVTEARWDEGSERWLITTDNGAPVSCRHYIMATGCLSAPKPPEIEGVKDFKGEVYFTGRWPHDGVNLKDKRVAVIGTGSSAVQSIPLIAEQAAHLTVFQRTPNFALPAHNGPAPSDRMSLLQSDRAAYREQARQSMAGVPYPQQTVVSWQLSDAERRERFERAWAAGDLVHILTQLWADQAVDVDGNKIVQDLIREKIRAAVRDPETAAALMPDDHPFGAKRPCLDTNYYATYNRPNVTLVNLRQEPIKAITANGISTNGRSFDLDVIVFATGFDAMTGAIRAVHPIAGRGGKSLSDVWAQGPQTYLGLTVEGFPNFFMITGPGSPSVLSNMAVSIEQHVDWVVDRLAALRDAGFSTMEPTETAQAGWGRHMADCSMLTLHRLANTWYTGANVPGKVQGLMPYTGGVGPYRSICDEVVRSGMLGFKLTGPNGATQCNDGEVVRLQPDVRLVLNLLGSLNLPPIESMGALGARAFVNEFNQGRPAGRPIGEIVDGTLPVADGALPYRAYKPVTPGPHPIVVYFHGGGWVLGDEQSDEPFCRDMVRRTGMIFVSVGYRHAPEHRFPTAAEDGYAATRWIAEHATELGGKQGPVLVAGWSAGGNIAAVTCQLARDRGGPAIAGQLLVCPVTDCTFDRPSYNENATAYFLTRGLMYWFWDLYCSPADRTDPRVSPLRGKVAGLPPAFVVTCEFDPLRDEGVAYGEAMEAAGVQVEQLKARGHFHSSFAMVDVVITGAPGRLQMAGALRRFAGLPPELSRGDESNQGHVSPGHRIAAAAS; translated from the coding sequence ATGCCTGACGCGATGGTTGCCACACGTGCCTCCAATGAGCGCGGAGCCGCCCAAGAGGTCGACGTTGCCGTGGTCGGCGCCGGGTTCGCCGGCCTCTATCTCCTGCATCGCTTGCGCAAGGCCGGCTTCAAGGCAGTTGCCCTGGACGAGGCCGGCGATGTCGGCGGCACCTGGTACTGGAACCGTTATCCGGGCGCCCGCTGCGACATCCAAACCATCGATTACAGTTACACCTTCGATCCCGAGCTCGAGACCGCCTGGACCTGGTCGGAGAAATACGCGACCCAGCCCGAGATCCTGCGCTATCTCGGCTTCGTCGCCGACCGCTATGACCTCCGGCGCGACATCCGCTTCAAGACCAAGGTCACCGAAGCCAGATGGGACGAGGGCTCCGAGCGCTGGCTCATCACCACCGACAACGGCGCGCCGGTCTCCTGTCGCCACTACATCATGGCGACCGGCTGCCTGTCGGCACCGAAGCCGCCGGAGATCGAGGGCGTCAAGGATTTCAAGGGGGAGGTCTATTTCACCGGACGCTGGCCGCATGACGGCGTCAACCTTAAGGACAAACGCGTCGCCGTGATCGGCACGGGCTCCTCGGCCGTCCAGTCGATCCCGCTGATCGCCGAGCAGGCCGCGCATCTGACCGTGTTCCAGCGCACGCCGAATTTCGCGCTGCCCGCGCATAACGGCCCGGCGCCGTCGGACCGCATGAGCCTGCTGCAAAGCGACCGCGCGGCCTATCGCGAGCAGGCGCGCCAGTCGATGGCCGGCGTGCCCTACCCGCAGCAGACGGTTGTGAGCTGGCAATTGAGCGATGCCGAGCGTCGCGAGCGGTTCGAACGCGCCTGGGCCGCCGGCGACCTCGTCCACATCCTGACGCAGCTCTGGGCCGACCAGGCCGTCGACGTCGACGGCAACAAGATCGTCCAGGACCTGATCCGCGAGAAGATCCGCGCGGCCGTGAGGGATCCCGAGACCGCTGCGGCGCTCATGCCGGATGATCATCCGTTCGGCGCAAAACGTCCCTGCCTCGATACCAATTACTACGCGACCTACAACCGGCCGAACGTCACGCTGGTCAATCTGCGCCAGGAGCCGATCAAGGCAATCACAGCAAACGGCATCTCCACGAACGGCCGCAGCTTCGATCTCGACGTGATCGTGTTCGCGACCGGCTTCGACGCCATGACCGGCGCGATCCGTGCCGTGCATCCGATCGCGGGGCGCGGCGGCAAGTCGCTCTCCGACGTCTGGGCGCAGGGTCCGCAGACCTATCTCGGCCTCACCGTCGAGGGCTTCCCGAACTTCTTCATGATCACCGGGCCCGGCAGTCCGTCGGTGCTGTCGAACATGGCGGTGTCGATCGAGCAGCATGTCGACTGGGTAGTCGATCGCCTTGCCGCGCTGCGCGATGCCGGCTTCTCCACGATGGAGCCGACCGAGACGGCGCAGGCGGGCTGGGGGCGACACATGGCCGACTGCTCGATGCTGACGCTGCACCGGCTTGCCAACACCTGGTACACGGGCGCCAACGTGCCCGGCAAGGTGCAGGGCCTGATGCCCTATACCGGAGGCGTCGGCCCCTATCGCAGCATCTGCGATGAGGTGGTCAGAAGCGGCATGCTCGGTTTCAAGCTCACCGGTCCCAATGGCGCTACACAATGCAACGACGGCGAGGTCGTGCGCCTGCAACCGGACGTGCGGCTGGTATTGAACCTGCTCGGGTCGCTGAACCTGCCGCCGATCGAGTCGATGGGCGCGCTCGGCGCCCGCGCCTTCGTCAACGAATTCAACCAGGGCCGCCCCGCGGGCCGGCCGATCGGCGAGATCGTCGACGGCACTTTGCCCGTCGCCGACGGCGCGCTGCCTTACCGCGCCTACAAGCCGGTAACGCCGGGACCGCATCCGATCGTGGTCTATTTCCATGGCGGCGGCTGGGTGCTCGGCGACGAGCAATCGGACGAGCCGTTCTGCCGCGACATGGTACGGCGGACCGGCATGATCTTCGTCAGCGTCGGCTATCGCCACGCACCGGAGCATCGCTTCCCGACCGCGGCCGAGGACGGCTATGCGGCGACGCGCTGGATCGCCGAGCACGCCACTGAACTCGGCGGCAAGCAGGGCCCCGTGCTGGTCGCCGGCTGGAGCGCCGGCGGTAACATCGCCGCCGTCACCTGCCAGCTCGCGCGCGACCGCGGCGGTCCCGCCATCGCCGGCCAGCTTCTGGTCTGCCCGGTCACCGACTGCACCTTCGATCGCCCCTCTTATAACGAGAATGCGACCGCCTATTTCCTGACGCGCGGGCTGATGTACTGGTTCTGGGATCTCTATTGCTCGCCTGCCGACCGTACCGACCCGCGCGTCTCGCCGCTCCGCGGCAAGGTCGCCGGCCTGCCGCCGGCCTTCGTCGTCACCTGCGAGTTCGATCCGCTGCGCGACGAAGGCGTCGCCTATGGCGAGGCGATGGAGGCCGCCGGTGTCCAGGTCGAGCAGCTCAAGGCGCGCGGGCATTTCCACTCGTCGTTCGCGATGGTGGACGTGGTGATCACGGGCGCGCCGGGCCGGCTGCAGATGGCCGGAGCCTTGCGGCGCTTCGCCGGGTTGCCGCCGGAGCTCAGCCGCGGCGACGAGAGCAACCAGGGCCATGTCAGCCCGGGGCACAGGATTGCAGCCGCCGCCAGCTGA
- a CDS encoding carboxylesterase/lipase family protein — protein sequence MRSVLALVAASMVLYCAGLATAQPVGQFPFALTREGQMLGAVEGEVASFKGLAYAAPPVGALRWRAPQPTDESSEMHTAYDYGAPCLQPSLPAAREDCLTLNVFRPFGVDGPLPVMVFIHGGGFVSGTANDPLFDGAKLAQAGLIVVTVNYRLGVLGWLTHPALSEDGSGNFGLMDQIAALRWVHDNIAAFGGDPNNVTLFGNGAGATSIALLMLCRQARGLFHKAILQSLPGRAALQSRREAELVSAQFVAEFVSEPDLRDVPPAKLLAAQDRTLAKLTRAFGPVVDGSLVAEDIVTAFTARHESRIPLIIGSNDDETRFGGEGDAQDSGTDGLRELYPDLSKPPELKARFYTDKVFSEPVRLLARLHAATGAPTFRYRFGYVPEAKRANPDHGHGRELQFIFGVEGVPGAGILSRRDREVASRMRGYWINFARSGNPNGPGLPHWDAAADRDRLLLVTNDGIASGDDPLAERLDRLAGESRK from the coding sequence ATGCGCTCCGTGCTCGCGCTTGTTGCGGCTTCCATGGTGCTCTATTGCGCCGGCTTGGCGACGGCCCAGCCGGTCGGACAATTTCCATTCGCGTTGACGCGCGAAGGACAGATGCTCGGCGCCGTCGAAGGCGAGGTGGCCTCCTTCAAAGGACTTGCTTATGCGGCGCCGCCGGTCGGCGCGCTGCGCTGGCGCGCGCCGCAGCCGACGGATGAGAGTTCGGAGATGCACACCGCCTATGATTATGGCGCGCCGTGCCTTCAGCCATCGCTGCCTGCCGCGCGCGAGGATTGCCTCACGCTGAACGTGTTCCGCCCCTTCGGGGTCGACGGTCCGCTGCCGGTGATGGTGTTCATTCATGGCGGCGGCTTCGTGAGCGGCACCGCGAACGATCCGTTGTTCGACGGTGCAAAGCTGGCGCAGGCCGGCCTCATCGTCGTCACCGTGAATTATCGCCTCGGCGTGCTCGGCTGGTTGACGCATCCGGCGCTGTCGGAAGACGGCTCCGGCAATTTCGGCCTGATGGATCAGATCGCGGCACTGCGTTGGGTGCACGACAACATCGCGGCGTTCGGTGGCGATCCCAACAATGTCACCCTGTTCGGCAACGGCGCAGGCGCGACATCGATCGCATTGCTGATGCTGTGCCGGCAGGCGCGCGGCCTATTCCATAAAGCCATTTTGCAATCGCTGCCGGGCCGCGCCGCTCTGCAGTCACGGCGGGAAGCCGAGCTCGTGAGCGCGCAGTTCGTCGCGGAGTTCGTGTCCGAGCCGGATTTGCGCGACGTCCCGCCGGCGAAACTGCTGGCTGCTCAAGATCGCACCCTGGCGAAACTCACGCGTGCCTTTGGCCCGGTCGTGGACGGAAGCCTGGTGGCGGAGGACATCGTTACGGCATTCACCGCGCGACACGAAAGCCGCATCCCTCTCATTATCGGCTCGAATGACGACGAAACGCGTTTCGGCGGTGAAGGAGATGCCCAGGACAGCGGAACCGACGGTCTGCGCGAACTCTACCCCGACCTTTCGAAGCCCCCGGAACTGAAGGCCAGGTTCTATACCGACAAGGTCTTCTCCGAGCCGGTCCGATTGCTGGCTCGTCTTCACGCCGCCACTGGTGCGCCGACCTTTCGCTATCGCTTCGGCTATGTGCCCGAGGCGAAGCGGGCAAATCCCGATCATGGGCATGGACGCGAGTTGCAGTTCATCTTCGGCGTCGAAGGCGTCCCCGGTGCCGGCATCCTGTCGCGGCGCGACCGCGAGGTCGCAAGTCGCATGCGCGGCTATTGGATCAATTTCGCGAGAAGCGGCAATCCCAATGGTCCGGGTCTCCCCCATTGGGACGCAGCCGCAGACCGCGATCGTCTGCTGCTCGTCACGAATGACGGCATCGCGAGCGGAGACGACCCCTTGGCGGAGCGTCTCGATCGGCTGGCAGGTGAGAGCAGGAAATGA
- a CDS encoding DODA-type extradiol aromatic ring-opening family dioxygenase: MTRFPTLFLSHGGGPWPFMEDRRVQYAKTAAEFARLPQLLPARPRAVLVITGHWEADDFTVSTSAHPPMVYDYYGFPEHTYHLKYPAPGQPELAAQVKALLARADVDCREDPNQGFDHGTFVPLGLMYPNADMPIVLLSLKSSYDAAEHIRVGQAIASLRDEGILIVGSGLTYHNMRGFNRPESKPVSYDFEAYLNEAIGNPDAARRNAMLVDWENAPSARLAHPREDHLLPLMVAAGAAGSDTGKRVFVDEVSNVAMASYVFGQQA, encoded by the coding sequence ATGACGCGATTTCCCACCTTGTTCCTGTCGCATGGCGGCGGCCCCTGGCCGTTCATGGAAGATCGACGGGTGCAATATGCGAAGACCGCCGCGGAGTTCGCCCGGCTGCCGCAGCTGTTGCCGGCGAGACCGAGGGCCGTGCTGGTCATCACCGGCCATTGGGAGGCCGACGACTTCACCGTGTCGACCTCGGCGCATCCGCCGATGGTGTACGACTATTACGGTTTCCCCGAGCATACCTACCATCTCAAATATCCGGCGCCGGGCCAGCCGGAGCTCGCCGCGCAGGTGAAGGCGCTGCTCGCGCGCGCCGACGTCGATTGCCGGGAGGATCCCAACCAGGGCTTCGACCACGGCACCTTCGTGCCGCTCGGGTTGATGTATCCGAACGCGGACATGCCGATCGTGTTGCTGTCGCTGAAGTCGAGCTATGACGCGGCCGAGCATATCAGGGTCGGGCAGGCGATCGCATCGCTCCGCGACGAAGGGATCCTGATCGTCGGCAGCGGGCTGACCTATCACAACATGCGCGGCTTCAACCGGCCGGAGTCCAAGCCGGTCTCGTATGACTTCGAGGCCTATCTGAACGAGGCCATCGGCAATCCGGATGCGGCGCGCCGCAATGCGATGCTGGTCGATTGGGAGAATGCCCCCAGCGCGCGCCTTGCGCATCCGCGGGAGGATCATCTGTTGCCGCTGATGGTCGCAGCCGGCGCCGCCGGCAGCGACACGGGCAAACGCGTCTTCGTCGACGAGGTCTCGAACGTAGCGATGGCGTCGTATGTGTTTGGACAGCAAGCCTAG
- a CDS encoding SemiSWEET transporter has product MDPFVIKLIGFAAATCTTVAYAPQAIKVWKTRSTGDISLGMFLVMVLGLALWLIYGLLSGDAPLVAANAITMVLAGGILFMKLKYG; this is encoded by the coding sequence ATGGACCCCTTCGTCATCAAGCTGATCGGCTTTGCCGCCGCCACCTGCACCACCGTGGCCTATGCGCCGCAGGCCATCAAGGTGTGGAAGACCCGCTCCACCGGCGACATCTCGCTCGGCATGTTCCTGGTCATGGTGCTGGGACTTGCGCTCTGGCTGATCTACGGCCTGCTCTCCGGCGACGCTCCGCTCGTCGCCGCCAACGCCATCACCATGGTGCTCGCCGGCGGCATTTTGTTCATGAAGCTGAAATACGGCTAG
- the glgA gene encoding glycogen synthase GlgA codes for MTPVRVLAVASEVYPIIKTGGLADVAGALPVALKAHGVEMRTLMPGYPDVTRTLAGAQEIRRWPDYFGGPGRLLAGSHDSLDLFVLDVPHLYARPGNPYVTSEGVDWPDNGVRFAALSRIAADIGHGLVPAFVPDIVHAHDWQAGLAPAYLHYDNRPRPGTVMTIHNMAYQGKFAPELIGAIGLPWHSFNVNELEYFGGISFLKAGLQFADRITTVSPTYAREIQSDEGGMGFGGLLRARAGVLSGILNGIDIEVWNPQTDPHIAYRFGAEDLTFRAANKAMLQQQFNLDSSDEAPLLGVISRLSWQKGLDLLLEAIPTILGEGMQLALLGSGDRDLQDAYQAAARANPGRIGVVIGYDEILAHLIQAGSDALIVPSRFEPCGLTQLCALRYGAVPIVSRVGGLEDTIVDIGEADASGREATGFKFGPVTAAALAGSLRKANTAFHDKVTWRRLQRSGLATDVSWRNRAGDYAALYRGLMAARA; via the coding sequence ATGACGCCTGTTCGCGTCCTCGCGGTCGCTTCTGAAGTCTATCCCATCATCAAGACCGGCGGCCTCGCGGATGTCGCCGGCGCGCTGCCGGTTGCGCTAAAGGCACACGGTGTCGAGATGCGCACGCTCATGCCGGGCTATCCCGACGTGACGCGGACGCTCGCGGGCGCGCAGGAGATCCGGCGCTGGCCGGACTATTTCGGCGGGCCGGGCCGGCTGCTCGCTGGCTCCCATGACAGCCTCGACCTGTTCGTGCTCGACGTGCCGCATCTCTATGCGCGCCCCGGCAACCCCTACGTCACGAGCGAAGGCGTTGACTGGCCGGACAACGGCGTGCGCTTCGCCGCGCTGTCCCGAATTGCTGCCGATATTGGCCACGGCCTCGTTCCGGCCTTCGTACCCGACATCGTCCATGCCCACGATTGGCAGGCGGGGCTGGCGCCGGCCTATCTGCACTACGACAACCGTCCGCGGCCCGGCACCGTGATGACCATCCACAACATGGCGTATCAGGGCAAGTTCGCGCCTGAACTGATCGGCGCGATCGGCCTGCCCTGGCATTCCTTCAACGTCAACGAGCTCGAATATTTCGGCGGCATCAGCTTCCTGAAGGCCGGCCTGCAATTTGCCGATCGCATCACCACGGTGTCGCCGACCTACGCGCGGGAGATCCAGAGCGACGAAGGCGGCATGGGGTTCGGCGGTCTCCTGCGCGCACGTGCCGGCGTGCTCAGTGGCATCCTCAACGGCATCGACATCGAGGTGTGGAATCCGCAAACCGATCCACACATCGCCTACCGTTTCGGCGCGGAGGATCTGACGTTCCGGGCCGCGAACAAGGCGATGCTTCAGCAGCAGTTCAATCTCGATTCCTCGGACGAGGCGCCGCTGCTCGGCGTCATCAGCCGGCTGTCGTGGCAGAAGGGCCTCGATCTCCTACTCGAAGCCATTCCAACCATCCTGGGCGAAGGCATGCAGCTTGCGCTGCTCGGCAGCGGCGACCGCGATCTCCAGGATGCCTATCAGGCGGCCGCGCGCGCCAATCCCGGCCGCATCGGCGTCGTGATCGGCTACGACGAGATTTTGGCGCATCTGATCCAGGCCGGCTCGGACGCGCTGATCGTGCCGTCGCGCTTCGAGCCTTGCGGACTGACCCAGCTCTGCGCACTACGCTATGGCGCGGTCCCGATCGTGTCGCGCGTCGGGGGCCTGGAGGACACCATCGTCGATATCGGCGAAGCCGACGCGTCCGGCCGCGAGGCCACCGGCTTCAAGTTCGGCCCCGTGACGGCAGCCGCCCTCGCCGGCAGCTTGCGCAAGGCCAACACCGCCTTCCACGACAAGGTGACCTGGCGCCGACTGCAACGAAGCGGCCTTGCGACCGACGTCTCCTGGCGCAACCGCGCCGGCGACTATGCCGCGCTCTACCGCGGCCTCATGGCCGCGCGGGCGTAG
- the glgC gene encoding glucose-1-phosphate adenylyltransferase, with amino-acid sequence MSAVGNEPLARQALAFVLAGGRGSRLLELTDRRAKPAVYFGGKSRIIDFALSNAVNSGIRRIAVATQYKAHSLIRHLQMGWNFFRPERNESFDILPASQRVSENMWYVGTADAVYQNIDIIESHACRFIVVLAGDHIYKMDYEVMLREHVESGADVTVGCLEMPRAESSGFGIMHIDEKGWIQSFLEKPKDPPPMPGKPDVSLASMGIYVFNAKFLFDQLKRDAEDPDSNHDFGKDIIPYLVKNGRAFAHQFSTSCVRSSAHNGAYWRDVGTVDAYWSANIDLTDVVPELDLFDRAWPIWSYAEITPPAKFVHDEESRRGQAVSSLVSGGCIISGASLRRSLLFTGVRINSYANVENAVIMPYVNVGRGARLKNVVIDRGVEIPEGLVVGEDPEFDAKRFRTTEQGISLITQPMIDGLNK; translated from the coding sequence ATGAGTGCCGTCGGTAATGAGCCGCTTGCCCGTCAGGCGCTGGCGTTCGTCCTGGCCGGGGGGCGCGGCAGCCGGCTTCTGGAGCTGACCGACCGGCGCGCCAAGCCCGCCGTCTATTTCGGGGGCAAGTCCCGCATCATCGATTTCGCGCTGTCGAACGCCGTGAACTCCGGTATCCGCCGCATCGCTGTTGCCACCCAGTACAAGGCGCACAGCCTGATCCGGCACCTTCAGATGGGCTGGAACTTCTTCCGTCCGGAGCGAAACGAGAGCTTTGACATTCTGCCCGCCAGCCAGCGCGTGTCCGAGAACATGTGGTATGTCGGCACGGCGGACGCGGTCTATCAGAACATCGACATCATCGAGTCTCATGCTTGCCGGTTCATCGTCGTGCTGGCCGGGGATCACATCTACAAGATGGACTATGAGGTGATGCTGCGCGAGCATGTCGAGAGCGGCGCCGATGTCACGGTCGGCTGCCTCGAAATGCCGCGTGCGGAATCTTCCGGCTTCGGCATCATGCATATCGACGAGAAAGGTTGGATCCAGTCGTTTCTGGAGAAGCCGAAAGACCCGCCGCCGATGCCCGGCAAGCCGGACGTCTCGCTCGCCAGCATGGGCATCTACGTGTTCAACGCGAAATTCCTGTTCGACCAGCTCAAGCGCGACGCCGAGGATCCGGACTCCAATCACGATTTCGGCAAGGACATCATTCCCTACCTCGTCAAGAACGGCCGCGCCTTTGCGCACCAGTTCTCGACCTCCTGCGTGCGCTCCAGCGCCCACAACGGCGCCTATTGGCGTGACGTCGGCACAGTCGATGCCTATTGGTCGGCCAACATCGACCTCACCGACGTCGTGCCGGAGCTCGATTTGTTCGACCGCGCATGGCCGATCTGGTCCTATGCGGAGATCACGCCGCCGGCCAAATTCGTCCATGACGAGGAGAGCCGGCGTGGCCAGGCCGTGAGCTCGCTGGTCTCGGGCGGCTGCATCATCTCGGGCGCGTCGCTGCGCCGCTCGCTGCTGTTCACCGGCGTGCGCATCAACTCCTATGCCAATGTCGAGAACGCCGTGATCATGCCCTATGTGAACGTCGGGCGCGGCGCGCGTCTGAAGAACGTGGTGATCGACCGCGGCGTCGAGATTCCAGAAGGCCTCGTCGTCGGCGAAGATCCCGAGTTCGACGCCAAGCGATTCCGCACCACCGAGCAGGGCATCTCGCTGATCACGCAGCCGATGATCGACGGGCTCAATAAATGA
- a CDS encoding ABC transporter substrate-binding protein → MRINSRHHSITRRFAVSLFAAAIILSTAAATFAAEAVVLRVGDQKGGNRSLLDISGYAKNLPYKIEWSEFPAAAPILEALNAGALDVGYTGDLSFLSVYAAGAPIKAIGGTRSDARTQAILVRQDSPIKSAADLKGKRLAGTRGGWGQFLIDATLEKAQIKLEDATFAPLGPVDAKIALLAGSIDAWAVWEPYVSFATLKDKARVIADGEGLTPTITFIVASDNAIATKRAAVQDLVQRLNKARLWSLDHLPEYARNTAELTKLPEDVLLSAYTAQRTSPIVIDENVVKEVQAASDRSTRYGILPKKLDVSKAVDRSFTAAAAGSN, encoded by the coding sequence ATGCGCATCAACTCCCGTCATCATTCCATCACCCGCCGGTTCGCAGTATCGCTGTTCGCCGCGGCCATTATCTTGTCGACGGCCGCCGCGACCTTCGCCGCCGAAGCCGTCGTGCTGCGCGTCGGCGACCAGAAGGGCGGCAACCGCTCGCTGCTCGATATCTCCGGCTATGCGAAGAACCTGCCCTACAAGATCGAGTGGTCGGAATTCCCTGCGGCCGCGCCGATCCTCGAAGCGCTCAACGCCGGCGCGCTCGACGTCGGCTACACCGGCGATCTCTCCTTCCTCTCGGTTTACGCGGCCGGCGCACCGATCAAGGCGATCGGCGGCACGCGGTCGGACGCGAGGACGCAAGCCATCCTGGTGCGCCAGGATTCGCCGATCAAATCGGCCGCCGACCTCAAGGGCAAACGGCTCGCGGGCACGCGCGGCGGCTGGGGCCAGTTCCTGATCGACGCCACGCTGGAGAAGGCGCAGATCAAGCTTGAGGATGCGACCTTCGCGCCGCTCGGGCCCGTCGACGCCAAGATCGCGCTGCTCGCCGGCTCGATCGATGCATGGGCGGTGTGGGAGCCCTACGTCTCGTTCGCGACGCTGAAGGACAAGGCCCGCGTCATTGCGGACGGCGAAGGCCTGACGCCGACCATCACCTTCATCGTCGCCTCCGACAACGCCATCGCCACCAAGCGCGCCGCGGTGCAGGATCTTGTGCAGCGCTTGAACAAGGCGCGGCTGTGGTCGCTCGATCACCTTCCCGAATACGCCAGGAACACGGCCGAACTGACCAAGCTGCCAGAGGACGTGCTGCTGTCGGCCTACACGGCGCAACGCACCAGCCCGATCGTGATCGACGAGAACGTGGTGAAGGAGGTGCAGGCAGCGTCCGACCGCTCGACGCGCTACGGCATCCTGCCGAAGAAGCTCGACGTGAGCAAAGCCGTCGATCGCAGCTTCACCGCTGCGGCCGCGGGATCGAATTAA
- a CDS encoding ABC transporter substrate-binding protein, with the protein MNDDEKRGGSKFDRRHLLQAGLAAAFAAPLGAFGAAQAFAPGGIATGVDFSEFPLCRTASSAPALTGAPRKLKLSWNAGAVCLAPVPVAIEYGFFQKHNLDVELVNYSGSTDQLLEAIATGKSDAGLGMALRWLKPLEQGFDVKIAAGTHGGCMRVLSRTDSSVAKLADLKGKIVAVGDLAGPDKNFFSIQLAKLGIDPVKGVDWRAYPGNLLNVAVEKGEVQAFLSSDPLAYLWLKDTQYKEVASNLDGEYREKSCCILGLRGSLVREEPQVARAITQALLDAAMFTAQNATVAAKSFQPYAPKAATLADIEGMVRYHTHHHHPVGDVLKRELKAYADDLKSVQVFKQSTDTAKFAERIYVDVFAV; encoded by the coding sequence ATGAACGACGATGAAAAGCGCGGCGGATCGAAATTCGACCGGCGCCATCTGCTTCAGGCGGGACTCGCGGCAGCCTTCGCTGCACCGCTCGGCGCGTTCGGTGCAGCGCAGGCCTTCGCACCGGGCGGGATTGCGACCGGCGTCGATTTCTCCGAGTTTCCGCTGTGCCGGACGGCATCGAGCGCGCCTGCGCTCACCGGCGCGCCGCGCAAGCTGAAACTGTCGTGGAATGCCGGCGCGGTTTGTCTTGCGCCCGTGCCGGTCGCGATCGAGTACGGCTTCTTCCAGAAGCACAATCTCGACGTCGAGCTCGTCAACTATTCCGGCTCGACCGACCAGCTGCTCGAGGCGATCGCGACGGGCAAGAGCGACGCCGGCCTCGGCATGGCGCTGCGCTGGCTGAAGCCGCTGGAGCAGGGCTTTGACGTCAAGATCGCCGCGGGCACCCATGGTGGTTGCATGCGCGTGCTGTCGCGCACCGATTCCAGCGTCGCCAAGCTCGCCGATCTCAAGGGCAAGATCGTCGCGGTCGGCGATCTCGCCGGCCCGGACAAGAACTTCTTCTCGATCCAGCTCGCAAAGCTCGGCATCGATCCGGTCAAGGGTGTCGATTGGCGCGCTTATCCCGGCAACCTTCTCAACGTTGCTGTCGAGAAGGGCGAGGTGCAGGCGTTCCTGTCGTCCGATCCGCTGGCCTATCTCTGGCTCAAGGACACCCAATACAAGGAAGTCGCCTCCAATCTCGACGGCGAGTATCGCGAGAAGAGCTGCTGCATCCTCGGCCTGCGCGGCAGCCTGGTGCGCGAGGAGCCGCAGGTTGCCCGCGCCATCACCCAGGCGCTGCTGGATGCTGCGATGTTCACCGCGCAGAATGCGACGGTTGCGGCAAAATCGTTCCAGCCCTACGCGCCGAAGGCGGCGACGCTCGCCGATATCGAGGGCATGGTGCGCTACCATACCCACCATCATCATCCCGTCGGCGACGTGCTCAAGCGCGAGCTGAAGGCCTATGCCGACGATCTCAAGAGCGTGCAGGTGTTCAAGCAAAGCACCGATACGGCCAAATTCGCGGAGCGCATCTATGTCGACGTATTCGCTGTCTGA